One window from the genome of Heptranchias perlo isolate sHepPer1 chromosome 22, sHepPer1.hap1, whole genome shotgun sequence encodes:
- the LOC137340894 gene encoding uncharacterized protein → MERPFSLAVALSDDWSFGSEFQVDIQRVTRVHLPNSLVCFITDTNLLQSLTAQQVFVVIGKINQVCGLNVPLNTTAIGTLPAEGPTDEQLKLSIALVSKIDNFSVSTLNSLGQTAVGLSVSQVGDIDGNTLEQALPSLGNVRGWNTGQANAIVTKLLRNGFQVSSTKNLLGLGSLVSGIPSGVFQGIDPALFIRIISNPTFVENIGAAPQPIRVICVLQVLRNVNDPVTTVKNIPSVLAKEVPPVLLNSNLNLNDVNNKQWVPSQSAVFFENVVRKNNNFKKFSPSVLQGFSCGAVKTLNFTTFIQLVQAMKGKGAMLDESQLSCMSARLTSNGIPSAIDTFPVDVLLFFNSADFRTSSNCQTFFKLVGQSNIHIFRKGSARRQNLLNDARTCLGINGRNLTKESVTVLGGLVCDLEGSIITESDISILDALKKCTSYREDQKRAIEALLISGATKYGAPSSWSSSTVHDLGNLPLTLNDTWSQVNRFSLASGEVHSEL, encoded by the exons ATGGAGCGACCCTTCAGCTTAGCAGTAGCACTGAGTGATGACTGGAGCTTCGGCTCTGAATTCcaggttgacatccagcgggttACTCGTGTCCA TCTGCCAAACTCCCTGGTTTGCTTCATTACCGATACTAATCTACTTCAGTCCTTGACTGCACAGCAAGTCTTTGTTGTAATCGGAAAGATAAACCAAGTCTGTGGGCTGAACGTGCCACTTAACACAACAGCCATTGGAACGTTACCTGCAGAAGGTCCAACAGATGAACAACTGAAG cTGTCGATAGCTTTAGTGAGCAAAATTGACAACTTTTCAGTCAGCACTTTGAATTCTTTGGGACAAACAGCTGTTGGACTATCAGTGTCACAGGTCGGAGATATTGATGGGAACACTCTGGAGCAAGCCCTGCCAAGCCTGGGTAATGTCAGAGGCTGGAACACTGGCCAGGCCAATGCAATTGTAACCAAGTTACTCAGAAATGGCTTCCAG GTCAGTAGCACAAAGAATCTGCTGGGCCTGGGAAGCTTGGTGTCTGGTATTCCAAGCGGTGTGTTCCAAGGCATTGATCCTGCACTGTTCATCCGTATCATCTCCAACCCgacatttgttgagaatattggagCAGCACCACAACCTATACGAGTGATCTGTGTTCTGCAG GTGTTGCGGAATGTAAATGACCCTGTAACAACAGTAAAGAACATTCCATCTGTTCTAGCCAAAGAGGTCCCACCTGTGCTGTTAAATTCAAACCTAAACCTCAATGACGTCAACAACAAACAGTGGGTTCCCAGTCAG TCTGCTGTGTTCTTTGAAAATGTGGTCAGAAAGAACAACAATTTTAAGAa attctcaccctctgtcctaCAAGGCTTCAGTTGTGGTGCAGTGAAGACCCTGAAttttactacatttattcagcttGTTCAAGCAATGAAGGGTAAAGGGGCCATGCTTGATGAAAGTCAG TTGAGCTGTATGTCTGCAAGACTAACTTCTAATGGAATTCCATCAGCTATAGACACCTTCCCTGTGGATGTTCTGCTGTTTTTCAA CTCTGCAGATTTCAGAACATCTTCCAACTGCCAAACATTCTTCAAATTAGTTGGACAATCAAACATTCATATCTTCCGAAAAGGATCAGCAAGAAGACAAAATTTATTGAATGATGCCAGAACTTGTTTG GGAATTAATGGCAGGAATCTGACgaaggagagtgttacagtactggGTGGATTGGTCTGTGACCTCGAGGGATCCATTATCACTGAATCTGATATTTCCATTTTGGACGCACTAAAGAAGTGCACCTCATATAGAGAGGATCAGAAAAGGGCAATTGAAGCGCTGCTTATCAGTGGAGCCACCAAATACGG TGCTCCTTCATCGTGGTCGTCATCGACAGTGCATGATCTCGGAAACCTTCCTTTGACTTTGAACGACACATGGAGTCAAGTAAACAGG TTTTCATTAGCATCTGGTGAGGTCCATTCAGAACTCTAA